Proteins found in one Sorghum bicolor cultivar BTx623 chromosome 1, Sorghum_bicolor_NCBIv3, whole genome shotgun sequence genomic segment:
- the LOC8081996 gene encoding purine permease 3, producing the protein MQDMSNAPMPPGHRLSPLVIISAFLVLLGAGGSLLIRVYFVQGGQSLWLSTMIQVSGWPLLLPPICISLLLRSRRRDRDRDGGYSIADDLLQPRLVGAVAVLGVLFALACYAYSLGSQALPLTTSSLLQATQLAFNALCAFVFAGIRFTPFSVNAVVLLTVGPAVLGVGPSSSDETVSGEGSRTAYWAGFTECMASAALMGLVVPLFEVAMSRYGRRTAPAGGAFTGAPPSYVTVMQVQAVMGAAGTVLCLVGMAVMEEFQAVPREAATFGLGETSYCLVLIFGTVSWQLCNLGIMGLVACSSSLLAGIMLALLLPLSEVLAVVFLHEKFDGVKGVALVLCLWGFVSYLYGESAQKKMEAQKIKQQLAMKTDLESGAP; encoded by the exons ATGCAGGACATGAGCAATGCTCCAATGCCGCCTGGCCACCGGCTGTCGCCGCTGGTCATAATCAGCGCCTTTCTTGTCCTTCTCGGCGCCGGCGGATCGCTCCTCATCCGTGTCTACTTCGTCCAAGGCGGGCAGAGCCTGTGGCTTTCCACCATGATCCAGGTGTCCGGCTGGCCGCTCCTCCTCCCGCCGATATGCATCTCTCTGCTACTCCGTAGCCGCCGCAGGGACAGGGACAGGGACGGCGGCTACAGTATCGCCGACGACCTCCTCCAGCCTCGTCTCGTTGGCGCGGTGGCCGTCCTGGGGGTTCTATTCGCGTTGGCGTGCTACGCCTACTCGCTGGGCTCGCAAGCCCTGCCCCTGACCACGTCGTCTCTGCTGCAGGCGACGCAGCTCGCCTTCAACGCGCTCTGCGCGTTCGTGTTCGCCGGGATCCGCTTCACGCCCTTCTCGGTCAACGCGGTCGTCCTGCTCACCGTAGGCCCGGCGGTCCTCGGGGTCGGGCCGTCGTCGTCCGACGAGACTGTAAGCGGCGAAGGGTCGAGGACGGCGTACTGGGCAGGGTTCACCGAGTGCATGGCCTCGGCCGCGCTGATGGGGCTCGTGGTGCCGCTCTTCGAGGTCGCCATGTCGAGGTACGGGCGCCGGACTGCCCCCGCCGGCGGCGCCTTCACCGGAGCGCCTCCCTCGTACGTGACGGTGATGCAGGTGCAGGCCGTGATGGGTGCGGCCGGCACGGTGCTGTGCCTGGTCGGCATGGCCGTCATGGAGGAATTCCAGGCGGTGCCAAGGGAGGCCGCCACGTTCGGGCTCGGCGAAACCAGCTACTGTTTGGTGCTCATCTTTGGAACCGTCTCCTGGCAGCTATGCAACCTGGGGATCATGGGACTCGTCGCCTGCTCCTCGTCGCTCCTTGCCGGCATCATGCTCGCGCTTCTCCTGCCGCTGTCGGAGGTCCTCGCCGTCGTCTTCCTCCACGAGAAGTTTGACGGGGTGAAGGGCGTCGCCCTGGTGCTCTGCCTCTGGGGCTTCGTCTCCTACCTCTACGGTGAGAGC GCGCAAAAGAAGATGGAGGCTCAGAAGATCAAGCAGCAGTTGGCTATGAAGACAGACCTGGAATCAGGTGCTCCTTGA
- the LOC8081997 gene encoding bet1-like protein At1g29060 — translation MGTRRLKPQTEAKAPGIGHIDAFLFATVTGDSSTVGSPTSPSISPNYNGPIRARFPLCLAAERANLRSFVPPISDSLGSRPRGSASAASAMANSSYGSREGLTIRPAASSSSSEISLQIDPINADLDDHILGLHGQVRKLRGVAQEIQTEAKYQNDFISQLQMTLAKAQAGVNNNMRRMNQSIIQNGSNHLVHVVLFALGCFFLVYLISKFSRR, via the exons ATGGGTACGCGACGGCTCAAGCCTCAAACTGAAGCAAAGGCACCGGGCATCGGCCACATCGACGCGTTTTTGTTTGCCACCGTCACCGGCGACTCCTCCACCGTCGGATCTCCCACGTCACCCTCCATTTCCCCCAACTACAACGGCCCCATCAGAGCCCGGTTTCCTCTTTGCTTGGCGGCGGAGCGAGCAAATTTGCGTTCCTTCGTACCGCCGATCTCGGACTCTTTGGGCTCCAGACCTCGGGGTTCCGCCTCTGCTGCTTCCGCCATGGCGAACAGCTCCTATGGCTCAAG GGAAGGGCTAACTATCAGGCCTGCTGCATCATCAAGCTCTAGCGAGATTTCGCTCCAGATTGACCCAATCAATGCTGATTTGGATGATCATATTCTCGGACTGCATGGACAAGTCCGCAAGCTGAGAGGA GTTGCTCAAGAGATCCAAACAGAGGCCAAGTATCAAAATGATTTCATATCTCAGTTG CAAATGACTCTGGCGAAGGCCCAGGCTGGGGTCAACAACAACATGAGGAGAATGAACCAAAGCATCATTCAGAATGGTTCAAATCATCTTGTCCATGTTGTCCTGTTTGCCCTTGGCTGCTTCTTTCTAGTGTACCTCATATCGAAATTCTCCCGGAGATGA
- the LOC8057641 gene encoding GEM-like protein 1 → MNPPAAAASTGGGGHAAPPAAAQAYAPYPRLSPDEVAPPPPPPYHAATAAPSAYGGNPYISSPAGGAATAPKNTMDSVKDVLGKMGKRFGEAARKTETITGNFWQHLKTGPSITDAAMSRISQVTKVIAEGGYDKIFHQTFEVAPGEKLKKPYACYLSTSAGPVMGVLYLSNVKLAFCSDNPLAYQVGDKTEWSYYKVVIPLAQLRSINSSTSRTNAAEKYIQVVSVDNHEFWFMGFVYYDSAVKNLQEALQEAQNLCA, encoded by the exons ATGAATCCGCCCGCAGCAGCCGCGTCCACCGGCGGAGGAGGCCACGCCGCGCCGCCAGCGGCAGCCCAGGCGTACGCGCCGTACCCGAGGCTCTCGCCGGATGAGGTGGCCCCGCCTCCGCCACCGCCTTAtcacgccgccaccgccgcgccgTCCGCCTACGGAGGCAACCCCTACATCTCTTCCCCCGCCGGCGGCGCCGCGACCGCCCCGAAGA ATACGATGGACTCCGTCAAGGATGTGCTCGGCAAGATGGGAAAGAGGTTCGGCGAGGCGGCCCGCAAGACCGAGACCATCACCGGCAACTTCTGGCAGCACT TGAAAACTGGACCAAGCATTACTGATGCAGCAATGAGCAGGATCTCCCAGGTCACTAAAGTCATTGCAGAAGGTGGATATGATAAAATTTTCCATCAAACTTTTGAGGTCGCCCCTGGTGAAAAGCTCAAGAAGCCATATGCATGTTATTTGTCAACCTCAGCTGGTCCTGTTATGGGTGTACTTTACCTATCCAATGTAAAACTGGCATTCTGCAGTGATAATCCGCTTGCATACCAGGTTGGAGACAAAACTGAGTGGAGCTACTACAAG GTGGTCATCCCCCTTGCTCAACTGCGATCAATTAATTCATCAACAAGCAGAACAAACGCAGCAGAGAAATACATTCAGGTGGTTTCTGTTGATAACCATGAGTTTTGGTTTATGGGCTTCGTGTACTACGACAGTGCAGTAAAGAATCTGCAGGAAGCACTTCAGGAGGCTCAGAATTTGTGTGCTTAA
- the LOC8057642 gene encoding transport inhibitor response 1-like protein has translation MSEEDEDQPPPKRPTSASPSPTADQVLDNVLETVLQFLDAPRDRSAASLVCRSWHRAESATRDSVAVRNLLAASATRTARRFPNARSLLLKGRPRFADFNLLPHGWDASAFRPWAAAVAAGSFPALASLYLKRIPVTDADLDLLSRSLPASFRDLTLHLCDGFTSRGLASIASHCSGLRVLDVVECDMAEEQEGVVDWVAAFPPEPTNLESLSFECYEPPVDFDALEALVARSPLLNRLGVNMHVSLGQLRRLMALAPRLSHLGTGSFRPADGGEEGAGFGEVFSAFVSAGRARTLVSLSGFRDLAQEYLPTIAVVCAHLKSLDLSYTAVTPNQILMFIGQCYNLETLWVLDSVRDEGLESVGMSCKKLQSLRVLPLNAREDADELVSEVGLTAISRGCPALRSILYFCQTMTNAAVIAMSRNCPELKVFRLCIMGRHQPDHATGEPMDEGFGAIVQNCSKLTRLSTSGQLTDRAFEYIGRYGKSLRTLSVAFAGNSDVALQYILQGCSKLEKLEIRDCPFGDAGLLSGMHHFYNMRFVWMSGCNLTLQGCKEVAQGLPRMVVELINGQPDEKERNESVDILYMYRSLDGPREDVPPFVKIL, from the exons ATgtcagaggaggacgaggaccagccGCCGCCCAAGCGTCCCACCAGCGCGTCGCCCTCGCCGACCGCGGACCAGGTGCTCGACAACGTGCTCGAGACGGTGCTCCAGTTCCTGGACGCCCCGCGGGACCGGAGCGCCGCCTCCCTCGTCTGCCGCTCCTGGCACCGCGCCGAGTCCGCCACCCGCGACTCCGTCGCCGTCCGCAACCTCCTCGCCGCCTCGGCCACCCGCACCGCGCGCCGCTTCCCCAACGCCAGGAGCCTCCTCCTCAAGGGCCGCCCGCGCTTCGCCGACTTCAACCTCCTCCCGCACGGATGGGACGCCTCCGCCTTCCGACCCtgggccgccgccgtcgccgccgggtCCTTCCCCGCGCTCGCCTCGCTCTACCTCAAGCGCATCCCCGTCACGGACGCCGACCTCGACCTCCTCTCCCGCTCCCTCCCGGCGTCATTCCGCGACCTCACCCTGCACCTCTGCGACGGCTTCACCTCGCGCGGGCTCGCCTCCATCGCCTCCCATTGCAG CGGCCTGCGAGTGCTCGACGTGGTGGAGTGCGACAtggccgaggagcaggagggggTCGTGGACTGGGTGGCCGCGTTCCCGCCGGAGCCCACCAACCTTGAGTCGCTCTCCTTCGAGTGCTACGAGCCGCCCGTGGACTTCGACGCGCTCGAGGCGCTTGTGGCGCGGTCCCCGCTCCTCAACCGCCTGGGGGTCAACATGCACGTCTCGCTCGGCCAGCTGCGCCGCCTCATGGCGCTCGCGCCGCGCTTGTCGCACCTGGGCACCGGGTCCTTCCGCCCGGCGGATGGCGGCGAGGAGGGGGCAGGATTCGGGGAGGTTTTCTCTGCATTCGTGTCCGCTGGACGAGCGCGCACGCTTGTTTCTCTCTCCGGCTTCCGTGACCTCGCGCAAGAGTACCTGCCGACCATCGCCGTGGTGTGCGCCCACTTGAAGAGCCTTGACTTAAGCTACACCGCGGTCACCCCGAATCAGATTCTCATGTTCATTGGCCAATGCTACAACCTTGAGACACTATGG GTACTTGACTCGGTGCGTGACGAAGGGCTCGAGTCCGTGGGAATGTCTTGCAAGAAGCTCCAATCTCTTCGTGTGCTCCCGTTGAATGCACGTGAGGATGCCGACGAGTTGGTATCAGAGGTTGGCCTTACTGCCATCTCACGGGGCTGCCCTGCTCTCCGTTCGATATTATATTTTTGCCAGACGATGACCAATGCTGCTGTTATCGCCATGTCGCGCAACTGCCCGGAGCTCAAGGTATTCCGGTTATGTATAATGGGACGGCACCAGCCGGACCACGCGACTGGGgagcctatggatgaaggaTTCGGTGCCATTGTTCAGAATTGCAGCAAGCTTACCAGGCTATCCACGTCGGGGCAACTTACTGACCGGGCATTTGAGTACATTGGCAGGTATGGCAAGTCCCTGCGGACGCTCTCTGTAGCGTTTGCTGGAAACAGCGATGTGGCGCTGCAATACATCCTCCAGGGCTGTTCAAAGCTAGAGAAGCTTGAGATAAGGGACTGCCCTTTCGGTGATGCTGGCCTCCTCTCTGGGATGCATCATTTCTATAACATGCGGTTCGTCTGGATGTCAGGCTGCAACCTGACCCTGCAAGGGTGCAAGGAGGTGGCTCAGGGTCTACCACGAATGGTGGTGGAGTTGATAAATGGCCAGCCTGATGAGAAAGAAAGGAATGAAAGTGTGGACATCTTATACATGTATCGTTCACTCGATGGTCCAAGGGAAGATGTGCCACCATTTGTGAAGATCCTGTGA